The following coding sequences lie in one Flavobacterium cyclinae genomic window:
- a CDS encoding T9SS type A sorting domain-containing protein, with the protein MKLKLLFTLLLASFFTLAQVPTNGLVKEYDFTYGSGNQYLNSNIQSSLQSGLVDLIKSGSNAAFTDDRNNNINSALQLNGDYLYSGGTEQTYVNAYTISFWIKSTTIDNANSKFIIHQKGNSPVRGLIVELYNGQLQFYNVFGYGNTSITDVNTVYVTSSINVADGNWHHVVCAVNSTASSTVFAPYVAWTINYYSKMYIDNYLVGNANQTVVPSYTNGQLVREAINRMQPFYIGSYPGNTNPLQKYTDQIDQVKYYERELSVAEIGELYYEEHPQSPIYVDVNASGNNDGTSWANAYTNLQLAITNNPFRDDIWVAQGIYTPFGSGRNSTFLIDKKTKIYGGFNGTETTLEQRNFRNNLTILNGDVNGNDNSNINPSEATRSENLYHIVTVKGDPRIVVIDGFYLSGANANGTTLTSGTASAQYLHNRGGALFLHSYLQNTEVDLNVSNCVFEKNSATDTSVFSNWYSTGVNSMYQNIYFTSCIFKNNYATQNAHVLFLSSGGYAQMTTGKIINCLLHDNTTINGPAGLYFFASTANGGNGSSMSCQILNTTISNNSGINGSVIRVDNTNNVHARNSIIWGNGSNTPITKNNAIFSCIYSNIEQGAQNGGSNTDPLLDSNYKLTSLSVAINTGINSNLPAEITTDLAGNNRFVDTDVDLGAYEFDAALSNSDFNSTKAFTIYPNPTNGDLYIQSDDEIAKVILYSLDGRVLLETQNTYLQIHDLPSGLYIVSLENNVGKKSIQKIVKK; encoded by the coding sequence ATGAAACTAAAATTACTTTTTACATTACTTCTTGCAAGTTTTTTTACTTTGGCGCAAGTGCCAACAAACGGATTGGTTAAAGAATATGATTTTACATATGGTTCTGGAAATCAATATCTTAATTCAAATATTCAATCAAGTTTACAATCAGGTTTAGTAGATTTGATTAAAAGTGGTTCAAATGCTGCTTTTACAGATGATAGAAACAATAATATAAATAGTGCTCTACAATTAAATGGAGATTACTTATATTCAGGTGGAACGGAACAAACATATGTAAACGCATATACAATTAGCTTTTGGATAAAATCTACAACTATAGATAATGCAAATTCTAAATTTATCATTCATCAAAAAGGAAATTCACCAGTAAGAGGTCTTATCGTTGAATTATACAACGGACAATTACAATTTTATAATGTATTTGGGTATGGTAATACTTCAATTACAGATGTAAATACGGTTTATGTTACTTCAAGTATTAATGTGGCAGATGGGAATTGGCATCATGTAGTATGTGCAGTAAATTCAACTGCTTCAAGCACTGTTTTTGCTCCATATGTTGCATGGACAATAAATTATTATTCTAAAATGTATATAGATAATTATTTAGTTGGAAATGCAAATCAAACAGTTGTGCCGTCATATACAAATGGTCAATTAGTTAGAGAGGCTATAAATAGAATGCAACCTTTTTATATTGGAAGTTATCCAGGAAATACAAACCCATTACAAAAATATACAGATCAAATTGATCAAGTAAAATATTATGAAAGAGAATTATCAGTTGCAGAAATTGGTGAATTGTATTATGAAGAACATCCTCAATCTCCTATTTATGTTGATGTAAATGCATCGGGAAACAATGATGGTACTTCATGGGCAAATGCATACACAAACTTACAATTGGCAATTACTAACAACCCTTTTAGAGATGATATTTGGGTAGCGCAAGGTATCTACACACCATTTGGAAGTGGAAGAAATTCAACTTTTTTAATTGATAAAAAAACTAAAATTTATGGCGGATTCAATGGTACTGAAACTACATTAGAACAACGAAATTTTAGAAACAACCTGACTATTTTAAATGGCGATGTAAATGGAAACGATAATTCTAATATAAATCCATCTGAAGCTACTCGTTCCGAAAATTTATATCATATTGTAACAGTAAAAGGCGATCCTAGGATTGTTGTAATAGATGGGTTTTATTTATCTGGAGCAAATGCTAATGGTACAACTTTAACATCAGGAACTGCTTCTGCACAATATTTACACAATAGAGGAGGTGCTTTGTTTTTACATTCTTATTTACAAAATACTGAAGTAGATTTAAATGTTTCAAATTGTGTTTTTGAAAAAAATTCGGCAACAGATACTTCGGTTTTTTCAAATTGGTATTCTACAGGTGTTAACAGTATGTATCAAAACATCTATTTTACAAGTTGCATCTTCAAAAATAATTATGCTACACAAAATGCTCATGTACTTTTTTTAAGTTCGGGGGGATATGCTCAAATGACAACAGGTAAAATTATTAATTGCTTGCTACATGATAACACAACTATAAATGGCCCTGCAGGTCTCTACTTTTTTGCAAGTACTGCAAATGGAGGAAATGGAAGTAGCATGTCTTGCCAAATATTAAATACTACAATTTCAAATAATTCTGGAATTAATGGGAGTGTAATACGAGTTGATAATACCAATAATGTTCATGCGAGAAATTCAATTATTTGGGGTAATGGTTCTAATACTCCTATAACAAAAAATAATGCTATATTTTCTTGTATCTATTCAAACATTGAGCAAGGAGCACAAAATGGTGGCAGTAATACAGATCCTCTATTAGATTCTAATTATAAATTAACATCTTTATCGGTCGCAATTAATACAGGTATAAACTCAAATTTACCAGCCGAAATTACAACAGATTTAGCAGGTAATAATAGGTTTGTAGACACAGATGTTGATTTAGGAGCTTATGAATTTGATGCGGCATTGTCAAATTCAGATTTTAATTCAACAAAAGCATTTACAATATATCCAAACCCAACAAATGGCGATTTATATATTCAATCTGATGATGAAATAGCAAAAGTGATTTTGTATTCGTTAGACGGAAGAGTGCTTTTAGAAACTCAAAATACCTATTTACAAATTCATGATTTACCATCAGGCCTTTACATAGTATCTTTGGAAAATAATGTTGGAAAAAAATCAATTCAAAAAATCGTTAAAAAATAA
- a CDS encoding T9SS type A sorting domain-containing protein, with the protein MKLKLLFTLLLASFFTLAQVPTNGLVKEYLFTGGSLASTVQTPLQAGTVNLISNGSSVNDNDRFQNSLPVNANAKNLNGSILYCGSTASANVQNYAFSFWMKADENDGYARNILHQLQVPGTGNGNVGSFITLVAGRLQFQTYVKYNPNSAVSNHLWNSYPTPFNYFSNSPYQWHHIVLNVETTLNETPNGSDTTYELIVNQKVYIDNYLESNITNNVVATLPTGTFTYQVLDPSKGLIIGNQSTVSSPLLQYRDVIDDIRYYETSLSESDVDALFHENVTPGPIYVDASATGTMSGNSWSNAYTTLWDAIVLNPFKKEVWVKAGTYKFPGQQYQGFEFLSHGKFYGGFDGTETSLNQRNPETNITVISGDTNGNDSTNPNDIIYNHFTRNDNKYHTIILDDGVHELLIDGFTISGGNANGTIMTTGSNQFYRTRGGAIQVLGKNISENISATFRNCIFQHNTGFETGVFGVYYNSNAPQVSYDVNFENCIFKNNHSNSGSAILHVGSISNQWVGKGEIVNCLFHDNVSVNGPAAVYLFASTAGGGPTQLGLDVNIVNSTFSKNRGGIISGGPNQVLRFDNASNCGFYNNILFGNATNGNQSSIQTFYSPNISQYPTMNANITEGYSSGTNVNVNPLFNTDFTLQSSSPAINSGNNTYLSSLYATDLSGNNRFVGTVDKGAYEYDAALSNSDFNLSNDFIVYPNPVSETLYIQTEEKIKKITLYSLDGRKLIENYSNSIHVKELPSGIFLVTIETENDKINNQRIIKK; encoded by the coding sequence ATGAAACTAAAATTACTTTTTACATTACTTCTTGCAAGTTTTTTTACTTTGGCACAAGTGCCAACAAACGGATTGGTTAAAGAATATTTATTTACAGGAGGAAGTTTAGCATCAACAGTTCAAACTCCGCTTCAAGCAGGCACGGTTAATTTAATTTCAAATGGTTCTTCAGTAAATGATAATGATCGATTTCAAAATAGTTTGCCAGTAAATGCAAATGCAAAAAACTTAAACGGATCAATTTTATACTGTGGAAGTACAGCATCTGCAAATGTTCAAAATTATGCTTTTAGTTTTTGGATGAAAGCAGATGAAAATGATGGTTATGCTAGAAATATTTTACATCAATTACAAGTTCCTGGTACAGGAAATGGGAATGTAGGTAGTTTCATTACATTAGTAGCTGGAAGACTTCAGTTTCAAACTTATGTGAAATATAATCCTAATTCTGCTGTTAGTAATCATTTATGGAACAGTTATCCTACTCCTTTTAATTACTTTTCAAATAGCCCATATCAATGGCATCATATTGTTCTTAATGTTGAAACAACCCTTAATGAAACACCTAATGGTTCAGATACAACTTATGAACTGATTGTTAATCAAAAAGTATATATAGATAATTATTTAGAAAGTAATATTACAAATAATGTAGTAGCAACTCTTCCAACAGGTACTTTTACTTATCAAGTCTTAGATCCATCAAAAGGACTAATTATTGGAAATCAAAGTACCGTTTCTTCACCTTTATTACAATATAGAGATGTAATAGACGATATTAGGTACTATGAAACAAGTCTGTCAGAATCAGATGTAGATGCTTTATTTCATGAAAATGTTACTCCAGGCCCTATCTATGTTGATGCATCAGCAACAGGTACTATGTCGGGTAACTCTTGGTCAAATGCATATACTACATTATGGGATGCAATTGTTTTAAATCCATTTAAAAAAGAAGTTTGGGTAAAAGCAGGTACTTACAAATTTCCTGGGCAACAATATCAAGGATTTGAGTTTTTATCTCATGGTAAGTTTTATGGCGGTTTTGATGGAACTGAAACGAGTTTAAATCAAAGAAATCCTGAAACAAATATAACGGTAATAAGTGGTGATACAAACGGAAATGACTCTACAAATCCAAATGATATTATTTACAATCATTTCACGAGAAACGATAATAAATATCATACTATCATTTTAGATGATGGAGTACATGAATTACTAATTGATGGATTTACAATTTCTGGAGGAAATGCTAATGGTACAATAATGACAACCGGAAGCAATCAATTTTACAGAACTAGGGGTGGTGCCATACAGGTATTAGGTAAAAATATTAGTGAAAATATTTCAGCCACTTTCAGAAATTGTATTTTTCAACATAACACAGGTTTTGAAACAGGAGTATTTGGGGTGTATTATAATTCAAATGCTCCACAGGTTTCATATGATGTAAATTTTGAAAATTGTATATTTAAAAATAATCATTCAAATAGTGGTAGTGCTATTTTACACGTTGGATCAATATCGAATCAATGGGTAGGCAAAGGAGAAATCGTAAACTGTTTATTTCATGATAACGTTTCTGTAAATGGTCCGGCAGCTGTTTATCTTTTTGCAAGTACTGCTGGTGGAGGCCCAACACAACTTGGATTAGATGTAAATATTGTTAATTCAACTTTTTCAAAAAATAGAGGAGGAATAATTTCGGGTGGACCAAATCAGGTATTGCGTTTTGATAATGCTAGTAATTGTGGATTTTATAATAATATATTATTTGGAAACGCAACAAATGGAAATCAATCTTCTATTCAAACATTTTATTCGCCTAATATTTCACAATATCCTACTATGAATGCAAATATTACAGAAGGATATTCATCTGGAACTAACGTAAATGTGAATCCGCTTTTTAATACTGATTTTACACTCCAATCAAGTTCTCCAGCAATAAATTCGGGAAATAACACTTATTTATCATCATTGTACGCAACAGATTTGTCAGGGAACAATCGTTTTGTAGGAACTGTTGACAAAGGAGCTTATGAATATGATGCAGCATTGTCAAATTCAGATTTTAATTTATCTAATGATTTTATTGTCTATCCAAATCCGGTTTCAGAAACATTATACATTCAAACGGAAGAAAAAATTAAAAAAATAACGTTGTATTCATTAGATGGGAGAAAACTAATTGAAAATTATTCAAATTCTATTCATGTTAAAGAGTTACCATCAGGAATATTTCTAGTTACCATTGAAACTGAAAATGATAAGATTAATAATCAAAGAATTATTAAGAAATAA
- a CDS encoding LytR/AlgR family response regulator transcription factor, with protein sequence MKAVIIDDELKSRKLIQVLIEENCSEIMEIFQASDLESGVAIIKEHQPDIVFLDIEMPKHSGLQILEFFNPNEVAFQIIFITAYNDYALQAFKLAAVDYLLKPIDKSEFIQAVQKAKTLLESEKVNQKLEDLKKAFQQLSLNKMALEIPKGIMFVSHDDILFFEADGMYTKVYLKGNESQLICKPLKHFADQLETKTIFYKPHRSYLINMKYLKELSKNDGVYLIMENNKSIPLAKEKREEFMKLIHEVF encoded by the coding sequence ATGAAAGCAGTAATCATTGATGACGAGTTAAAATCCAGAAAGTTAATTCAGGTTTTAATAGAAGAAAATTGTTCTGAAATAATGGAAATATTTCAAGCTTCAGATCTCGAAAGTGGTGTAGCAATTATTAAAGAACATCAACCCGATATCGTTTTTTTAGACATTGAAATGCCTAAACATTCTGGGTTGCAAATTTTAGAATTTTTTAATCCAAACGAAGTTGCATTTCAAATCATTTTTATAACAGCATATAATGATTATGCACTTCAAGCATTTAAGTTAGCGGCAGTTGATTATTTGTTAAAACCTATTGATAAATCCGAGTTTATACAAGCGGTTCAAAAAGCTAAAACGTTGTTAGAAAGTGAAAAAGTGAATCAAAAATTAGAAGATTTAAAAAAAGCATTTCAACAACTATCATTAAATAAAATGGCATTGGAAATCCCAAAAGGGATAATGTTTGTATCCCATGATGATATTCTATTTTTTGAAGCTGATGGTATGTATACCAAAGTTTATTTAAAAGGAAATGAAAGTCAATTAATTTGCAAACCTCTGAAGCATTTTGCAGATCAATTAGAAACTAAAACGATTTTTTATAAACCGCATCGTTCTTATTTGATAAACATGAAGTATCTAAAAGAATTGTCTAAAAATGATGGAGTTTATCTTATAATGGAAAACAATAAATCAATTCCGTTGGCAAAAGAAAAGCGAGAAGAGTTCATGAAATTAATTCATGAAGTTTTTTAA
- a CDS encoding sensor histidine kinase encodes MFVVQIWAQDPVTIHLTDKEGLPDYEIYDVLEDSNGYIWIAANKGLFRYDGKVYTLFSHPQKRGLSVFGLLQDSKGRIWCNNISGQFFYIYNEKMSLFVDLKDQINGKLSEFKILHNELIALTENGIYKQSIDAKSGNFFKDEEVASVYYHSPFFFNNQFYFIHANNVRKLNDTKISDGLPINFQGKAINKFCYLNVNGKILCVYNDVSSHVLEYKNNKYLSVNLKELTDKNINKLLNIDNEIWICTASGVYIYQIIKDDLVFKRSFLENEVVTNVLKDKNQNYWIATLQNGIFVIPNINILKLNDLNDLKITDLERINSQFILFGTFDGKLGWIDTHNFKTQLFELPSNSKVTKLLFDEVRNVVYVSQDKAGHVWDLKKRKLYNFSQIFAAKTLSIQKNNLLYGTYNNAQMINLPTNHNLSSEKIHQLSKPSYSSTNIQYAFQDLRKKRSYTSAFNDDSFYMGYVDGLFKQEKANLTEIKFQNHSIFSVDLVIDYDKNAWISTFEDGLLKIEKGNKIQNYSIKNGLLSNYLGKLKVDQDKIWIATDNGLQLFDMQTQKFQNLLKSDGLETYDFVDIEITNENVIIASKKGVYLLDKKYCFKEYKTPDVFITSVEVNNEKIANKKKLVLDYDSNSLKIAFNVTGFQKEAFINYQYRLHSNDNWQTLDNGLNFVKYNSLPSGDYSFEVRAINKNSVASKSQTISIEINSPFWQKWWFYLVLSLITVAISWFLFYYNSLKKQQKQEQIVKQAKSERELLFSQLENLRSQMNPHFIFNALNSIQEYIMSNEKDMASTYLVKFSRLIRLYLNQSRNQEVLLKDEVEALKLYLELEKDRFEDTLNYSIDIESNLLHKTIFVPSLFIQPYVENAIKHGLLHKVNDRKLSVQFKQSDAKLICIIDDNGVGRKEAENYKKGRVEQHNSFATTANQKRVVLLNRMRKNKISVAIIDKVNSNNEALGTQVIIEIPFDNESSNH; translated from the coding sequence TTGTTTGTTGTCCAAATTTGGGCACAAGATCCTGTTACCATTCATTTAACCGATAAAGAAGGTTTACCCGATTATGAAATTTATGACGTATTAGAAGATTCTAATGGCTACATATGGATAGCTGCAAATAAAGGATTGTTTCGATATGACGGAAAAGTCTACACTTTGTTTTCACATCCTCAAAAAAGAGGATTGTCGGTTTTTGGATTACTTCAGGATAGTAAAGGTAGAATTTGGTGCAATAATATTTCGGGGCAGTTTTTTTATATTTATAATGAAAAGATGTCCCTTTTTGTAGACTTAAAAGATCAAATTAATGGTAAATTATCGGAATTTAAAATACTTCATAACGAACTAATCGCTTTAACAGAAAATGGTATTTACAAACAATCAATTGATGCAAAGTCAGGGAATTTTTTTAAAGATGAAGAAGTAGCTTCTGTTTATTATCATTCACCATTTTTTTTTAATAATCAATTCTATTTTATTCATGCTAATAATGTTAGGAAGTTAAATGATACTAAAATTAGCGATGGATTGCCTATAAATTTTCAAGGAAAAGCCATAAATAAATTTTGTTATCTCAATGTAAATGGAAAAATTTTATGCGTTTACAATGATGTTTCTTCTCATGTTTTAGAATACAAAAACAATAAGTATTTAAGTGTAAATCTTAAAGAGCTTACAGATAAAAATATCAATAAATTACTAAATATTGATAATGAAATTTGGATTTGTACTGCATCTGGAGTTTATATTTATCAAATAATTAAAGATGATTTAGTTTTTAAAAGAAGTTTTCTAGAAAATGAAGTTGTTACCAATGTTTTAAAAGATAAAAATCAGAATTATTGGATAGCTACTTTACAAAACGGAATATTTGTTATTCCAAACATAAATATTTTAAAATTAAATGACCTGAATGATTTAAAAATCACCGATTTAGAAAGAATTAACAGTCAATTTATTTTGTTTGGTACTTTTGATGGAAAATTAGGTTGGATAGATACACATAATTTTAAAACACAACTTTTTGAGTTGCCATCAAATTCTAAAGTAACAAAATTGTTGTTTGATGAAGTTAGAAATGTAGTCTATGTGAGTCAAGATAAAGCGGGACATGTATGGGATTTGAAAAAGAGAAAATTGTATAATTTTTCACAAATTTTTGCAGCAAAAACACTTTCAATTCAAAAAAACAATCTTCTATACGGGACGTATAACAATGCCCAAATGATTAATTTACCAACTAATCATAATCTGTCATCAGAAAAAATTCATCAATTGAGTAAACCTTCATATAGTTCAACCAATATTCAATATGCTTTTCAAGATTTAAGAAAAAAACGTTCTTACACATCGGCATTTAACGATGATTCATTTTATATGGGGTATGTGGATGGGCTTTTTAAGCAAGAAAAGGCAAACTTAACAGAAATAAAATTTCAAAATCATTCTATTTTTTCAGTTGATTTAGTGATTGATTACGATAAAAACGCGTGGATTTCCACCTTTGAAGACGGTCTTCTTAAAATTGAAAAAGGAAATAAAATTCAAAACTATTCTATTAAAAATGGACTCTTATCTAATTATTTAGGTAAATTAAAAGTAGATCAAGATAAAATTTGGATTGCGACAGATAATGGCTTGCAACTTTTTGACATGCAAACTCAAAAATTCCAAAATTTATTAAAGAGTGATGGTTTAGAAACTTATGATTTTGTTGATATTGAAATTACAAATGAAAATGTAATAATTGCATCAAAAAAAGGAGTTTATTTATTAGACAAAAAGTATTGTTTTAAAGAATATAAAACACCAGATGTTTTTATTACTTCGGTAGAAGTAAATAATGAAAAAATAGCCAATAAGAAAAAATTGGTTTTGGATTATGATTCAAATTCTTTAAAAATCGCATTTAATGTAACAGGTTTTCAAAAGGAAGCGTTTATTAATTATCAATATCGTTTGCATTCTAATGACAATTGGCAAACATTAGATAACGGACTCAACTTTGTTAAATATAATAGTTTACCATCCGGAGATTATTCATTTGAAGTTAGAGCTATAAATAAAAATAGTGTTGCCTCAAAAAGCCAAACGATTTCAATTGAGATTAATTCTCCTTTTTGGCAAAAATGGTGGTTTTATCTAGTGCTTTCGTTGATTACGGTAGCCATTAGTTGGTTTTTGTTTTATTACAATTCGTTAAAAAAGCAACAAAAGCAAGAACAAATAGTAAAACAAGCCAAATCAGAGCGGGAATTGTTGTTTTCTCAACTTGAGAATTTAAGGTCTCAAATGAATCCACATTTTATATTTAATGCCTTGAATTCTATTCAAGAATATATCATGTCGAATGAAAAAGATATGGCAAGTACCTATCTTGTAAAATTTTCACGATTAATACGATTGTATTTAAATCAAAGTCGAAATCAAGAAGTACTTTTAAAAGATGAAGTTGAAGCATTAAAATTGTATTTAGAATTAGAAAAAGATCGATTTGAAGACACTTTAAATTACAGTATTGATATAGAGTCTAATCTGCTTCACAAAACTATCTTTGTTCCTTCTTTATTTATTCAGCCTTATGTAGAAAATGCAATTAAACACGGTCTTTTACATAAAGTTAACGACAGAAAATTATCAGTTCAATTTAAACAATCTGATGCTAAGCTAATTTGTATTATTGATGATAATGGAGTAGGAAGAAAAGAAGCAGAAAACTATAAAAAAGGAAGAGTTGAACAGCACAATTCATTTGCTACAACAGCCAATCAAAAAAGAGTAGTTTTACTTAATAGAATGCGCAAAAATAAAATATCAGTAGCAATTATTGATAAAGTAAATAGTAATAATGAGGCACTTGGCACACAAGTAATCATAGAAATTCCATTTGATAATGAAAGCAGTAATCATTGA
- the mtgA gene encoding monofunctional biosynthetic peptidoglycan transglycosylase, giving the protein MAKKTTTKNKAPKTQAKKRTTGQKILRFFWLLFLWFNIISFSVVLLFKFVPVPFTPLMGIRALEHNAAGKDMMCSHDWVPIDEISLNLQKAVIASEDGRFLEHWGFDFEAMQKAFKNNQKGKRLKGGSTISQQTAKNVFLWQGRSYLRKGLEAYYTVLIELIWGKKRIMEVYLNSIEMGDGIYGAEAAAKYWFRKDAATLTRYEAAGIAAILPNPRRFKASNSSSYINRRKAKISKEIGFVKLEY; this is encoded by the coding sequence ATGGCAAAAAAAACTACTACGAAAAATAAAGCACCAAAAACACAAGCAAAAAAAAGAACAACAGGTCAAAAGATTTTACGTTTCTTTTGGTTGCTATTTTTATGGTTTAACATCATTAGTTTTTCGGTGGTGTTGCTTTTTAAATTTGTTCCGGTTCCATTTACACCATTAATGGGAATTCGCGCTTTAGAACATAATGCAGCTGGGAAAGATATGATGTGTAGCCACGATTGGGTGCCCATAGACGAAATTTCTTTAAATCTACAAAAAGCGGTTATTGCCAGTGAAGACGGACGTTTTTTAGAACATTGGGGTTTTGATTTTGAAGCCATGCAAAAGGCGTTTAAAAACAATCAAAAAGGAAAACGTTTAAAAGGAGGAAGTACCATATCTCAACAAACGGCAAAAAATGTTTTTCTTTGGCAAGGTAGAAGTTACCTTCGTAAAGGATTGGAAGCCTATTACACGGTTTTAATTGAATTAATTTGGGGTAAAAAACGCATCATGGAAGTCTATTTGAATAGTATTGAAATGGGAGATGGTATTTATGGAGCTGAAGCAGCTGCAAAATATTGGTTTCGAAAAGATGCGGCTACATTAACACGCTATGAAGCAGCTGGTATTGCAGCAATATTACCTAATCCAAGAAGGTTTAAAGCTTCAAATTCATCTTCTTATATTAATAGAAGAAAAGCTAAAATTAGTAAAGAAATTGGCTTCGTAAAACTCGAATATTAA